One genomic region from Haloterrigena gelatinilytica encodes:
- a CDS encoding sulfite oxidase encodes MATEQPRESRRDEIDAILERKDGGVRETRDEADKYTVVGAADRRTYANWLTPVEEHFVCHRNDIPDADADSWTVSLTGGLDDEYSLSDLNDEFPTVAVAHTMECAGNGRGQHRPETGSVQWGFEAAGTAVWTGTPLSSVLRGRLDDADDDAWLTAVGGDPSDGDDVFARSIPLSKALEDCILATEMNGRPLPREHGFPVRLIVPGWYGVNCVKWIEELRLMDAMVVDGSLDRPGDHAYWQQEAYRMHPAGVDPEPNETVETVDTWAQLEAGEPDHPYTFDQTVMSVIGSPDGEYAVSAPEDGTIELTGVAWAGDDGVERVEVSTDGGDAWVDAELFGPDYAGAWRLFRYDWDARPGTHVLCSRATDDRGRRQPMRISDPDAWRDALEADEFPWNEGGYAANAVLPNAVETDVESA; translated from the coding sequence ATGGCCACGGAGCAGCCTCGCGAGAGTCGTCGCGACGAGATCGACGCGATCCTCGAGCGGAAGGACGGCGGCGTCCGCGAAACCCGCGACGAGGCCGACAAGTACACCGTCGTCGGCGCGGCCGACAGGCGAACCTACGCGAACTGGCTGACGCCAGTCGAGGAACACTTCGTCTGCCACCGCAACGACATTCCCGACGCCGACGCGGACTCGTGGACCGTCTCCCTGACGGGAGGACTCGACGACGAGTACTCGCTGTCGGACCTGAACGACGAGTTCCCGACGGTCGCGGTGGCCCACACGATGGAGTGCGCCGGAAACGGCCGCGGACAGCACCGACCAGAGACGGGCAGCGTCCAGTGGGGATTCGAGGCCGCCGGGACGGCGGTCTGGACCGGGACGCCGCTCAGTTCGGTGTTGCGCGGCCGGCTGGACGACGCGGACGACGACGCGTGGCTCACGGCCGTCGGCGGCGACCCCTCGGACGGCGACGACGTCTTCGCGCGGTCGATCCCCCTCTCGAAGGCGCTCGAGGACTGCATCCTCGCCACGGAGATGAACGGCCGGCCGCTCCCCCGCGAACACGGCTTTCCGGTTCGGCTGATCGTCCCCGGCTGGTACGGCGTCAACTGCGTCAAGTGGATCGAGGAACTCCGACTGATGGACGCGATGGTCGTCGACGGCTCACTGGACCGGCCCGGCGACCACGCCTACTGGCAGCAGGAGGCCTACCGAATGCACCCCGCCGGCGTCGACCCCGAACCGAACGAGACCGTCGAAACGGTCGATACGTGGGCCCAACTCGAGGCGGGCGAGCCCGACCATCCCTACACGTTCGACCAGACCGTGATGTCGGTCATCGGTTCCCCGGACGGCGAATACGCGGTGAGCGCGCCGGAGGACGGGACGATCGAACTCACCGGCGTCGCCTGGGCCGGCGACGACGGCGTCGAGCGGGTCGAAGTCTCGACCGACGGCGGCGACGCGTGGGTCGACGCGGAGCTGTTCGGCCCCGACTACGCGGGTGCGTGGCGACTGTTCCGCTACGACTGGGACGCGCGGCCGGGGACGCACGTCCTCTGTTCGCGGGCGACCGACGATCGGGGGCGCCGGCAGCCGATGCGGATCTCCGATCCCGACGCCTGGCGCGACGCGCTCGAGGCCGACGAGTTCCCCTGGAACGAGGGCGGGTACGCCGCGAACGCGGTTCTGCCGAACGCCGTCGAAACCGACGTCGAGTCGGCCTAA
- a CDS encoding DUF7091 family protein encodes MADRRRLERFLRSKLQEAGEQYEQVRGSTGEQLEEAREAYEVAKNARSLPSDEAGRAKIVCRRYAEQRAAMLDDQYRPACFEAGHPDCEGCAEDVREGRIETW; translated from the coding sequence ATGGCGGATCGTCGTCGGCTCGAGCGGTTCCTGCGCTCGAAGCTTCAGGAGGCTGGCGAGCAGTACGAACAGGTTCGGGGCTCGACGGGCGAGCAACTCGAGGAGGCCCGCGAGGCCTACGAGGTGGCGAAAAACGCCCGCAGCCTTCCCTCGGACGAGGCGGGGCGAGCGAAGATCGTCTGCCGGCGCTACGCCGAACAGCGGGCGGCGATGCTCGACGACCAGTACCGGCCGGCGTGTTTCGAAGCGGGCCATCCCGACTGCGAGGGCTGTGCGGAGGACGTCCGCGAGGGACGGATCGAGACGTGGTAG
- a CDS encoding DUF7344 domain-containing protein, whose protein sequence is MGSEDEEIIRLLADTINREILTTLNESHRGLSVTELAEHLASADETTLERTIVSLHHEYLPRLDEVGLVAYDHDENHVTTGRRSADDAGWMDVEAFDELLSQFGTGRRPDERTVGRLEGCEAVYDYCRELADSADDELFLIYASDELLDEACVPYAENAIDRGVELHAGTKNHAAREFFRERLPEATIWEPQMDWMYERANYPKVSRLVVADRETVVVGLWDEDATGSRTEVAMIGEGQTNPLVVLTRELLGARLDHLDYQSDEFLGDLPFET, encoded by the coding sequence ATGGGGTCAGAAGATGAAGAAATCATTCGACTACTCGCAGATACTATCAATCGTGAAATTTTAACTACTCTCAATGAATCTCATCGCGGCCTCTCCGTAACGGAGCTCGCTGAACACCTCGCTTCGGCGGACGAGACGACACTCGAGCGGACGATCGTCTCGCTCCACCACGAGTACCTTCCCCGGCTCGACGAAGTCGGGCTCGTCGCGTACGACCACGACGAAAATCACGTCACCACCGGCCGTCGGTCGGCGGATGACGCCGGCTGGATGGACGTCGAAGCGTTCGACGAACTGCTCTCGCAGTTCGGGACGGGACGGAGGCCGGACGAGCGTACCGTCGGACGGCTCGAGGGTTGCGAAGCGGTGTACGACTATTGCCGAGAGCTGGCCGACAGCGCCGACGACGAACTCTTTCTGATCTACGCGTCCGACGAGTTACTCGACGAAGCGTGTGTCCCGTACGCGGAGAACGCCATCGACCGAGGCGTCGAACTTCACGCCGGAACAAAAAACCACGCCGCTCGAGAGTTCTTTCGAGAGCGCCTCCCGGAAGCGACGATCTGGGAGCCGCAGATGGATTGGATGTACGAACGGGCGAACTATCCCAAGGTGAGTCGGCTCGTCGTCGCCGATCGAGAGACCGTCGTCGTCGGCCTCTGGGACGAGGACGCCACCGGATCGAGAACGGAGGTCGCGATGATCGGAGAGGGCCAGACCAATCCGCTGGTGGTCCTCACCCGCGAACTGCTCGGCGCTCGACTGGATCATCTCGATTATCAGAGCGACGAGTTTCTCGGAGATCTTCCGTTCGAGACGTGA
- a CDS encoding b(o/a)3-type cytochrome-c oxidase subunit 1 — protein MRNAYVDQFPAEAKVIKAAFWSSFLALAVGGLLGLVQALHRTDVLRFIDSADYYTVLTAHGVLLAITFTIFFLVGVFTWAVTTSLERGVVDTRFTWSWYAMMVVGTVLVGVTIFAGFLEDAPEFLGAPLNADVLFTFYSPLQAHPFFYVGLVLFVVGSWLAGVDWFRTWWAWRAENPDERIPLPTFMVLTTTLFWYICTFGVALSILVFLLPWSMGIVDSVNPLLTRTLFWYFGHAVVYFWLMPAYMMWYIMLPKLSGGKLFSDPLARVVFVLFLLLSTPLGIHHQYLDPGIAEGYKFIAMTNTMFLLLPSLLTAFTVVASMEHGARQRGGEGYLGWLRALPWRDPVFTGMALAGLMFAAAGFSGMINAGMNINYLVHNTWWVVGHFHLTVGTAVALTFMAAAYWFIPQVTGKALWNRSVALGQVLLWFVGMTFMSNAMHRSGLFGMPRRTAEPQYSGFEFEPAAGTVGEINAQVALGAVILTASLALFLLNVVLTSLNGTSDAIPDNTYAGTLSGPEDAPEILDNLKLWTAIAIVLVVFAYTLPLASIIENGGLFGPGIEGRQLTLVPDTAAVLETVREVMP, from the coding sequence ATGCGTAACGCCTACGTCGATCAGTTCCCGGCGGAGGCGAAGGTCATCAAGGCCGCCTTCTGGAGTTCCTTCCTCGCGCTGGCCGTCGGCGGCCTGCTCGGCCTCGTGCAGGCGCTCCACCGGACGGACGTCCTCCGGTTCATCGATTCGGCGGACTACTACACCGTGTTGACCGCCCACGGCGTCCTGCTGGCGATCACGTTCACGATCTTCTTCCTCGTGGGCGTCTTCACCTGGGCGGTGACGACCAGCCTCGAGCGGGGCGTCGTCGACACCCGCTTCACCTGGTCGTGGTACGCCATGATGGTCGTCGGCACGGTGCTGGTCGGCGTCACGATCTTCGCCGGTTTCCTCGAGGACGCGCCGGAGTTCCTCGGCGCGCCGCTGAACGCGGACGTGCTCTTTACGTTCTATTCGCCGCTACAGGCCCACCCCTTCTTCTACGTCGGGCTGGTGCTGTTCGTCGTCGGCTCCTGGCTGGCCGGCGTCGACTGGTTCCGGACGTGGTGGGCCTGGCGGGCGGAGAACCCCGACGAGCGGATTCCGCTCCCGACGTTCATGGTGTTGACGACGACGCTGTTCTGGTACATCTGTACGTTCGGCGTCGCCCTGTCGATCCTCGTCTTCCTGCTGCCGTGGTCGATGGGCATCGTCGACTCCGTGAACCCGCTGCTGACCCGGACGCTGTTCTGGTACTTCGGCCACGCCGTCGTCTACTTCTGGCTGATGCCGGCGTACATGATGTGGTACATCATGCTGCCGAAGCTCTCCGGCGGGAAGCTGTTCAGCGACCCGCTCGCGCGCGTCGTCTTCGTGCTGTTCCTGCTGCTCTCGACGCCGCTCGGTATCCACCACCAGTATCTGGACCCCGGCATCGCCGAGGGGTACAAGTTCATCGCGATGACGAACACGATGTTCCTCCTGCTGCCGAGCCTGCTGACCGCGTTCACCGTCGTCGCGAGCATGGAACACGGCGCTCGCCAGCGCGGCGGCGAGGGCTACCTCGGCTGGCTCAGAGCGCTGCCGTGGCGCGATCCGGTCTTCACCGGCATGGCACTGGCGGGCCTGATGTTCGCCGCGGCCGGCTTCTCCGGCATGATCAACGCCGGGATGAACATCAACTACCTCGTCCACAACACCTGGTGGGTCGTCGGTCACTTCCACCTCACCGTCGGCACCGCCGTCGCGCTGACGTTCATGGCCGCGGCCTACTGGTTCATCCCGCAGGTGACCGGCAAGGCGCTGTGGAACCGCTCCGTCGCGCTCGGGCAGGTCCTGCTGTGGTTCGTCGGCATGACGTTCATGTCGAACGCGATGCACCGCTCGGGACTGTTCGGGATGCCCCGCCGGACCGCCGAACCGCAGTACTCCGGCTTCGAGTTCGAACCCGCCGCCGGGACCGTCGGCGAGATCAACGCGCAGGTCGCCCTCGGCGCCGTGATCCTGACCGCCTCGCTGGCCCTGTTCCTCCTGAACGTGGTCCTGACGTCGCTCAACGGGACCAGCGACGCCATCCCGGACAACACCTACGCCGGAACGCTCTCGGGGCCCGAGGACGCGCCCGAGATCCTCGACAACCTCAAACTCTGGACCGCCATCGCCATCGTCCTCGTGGTCTTCGCGTACACGCTCCCGCTCGCGAGCATCATCGAGAACGGCGGTCTGTTCGGTCCCGGCATCGAGGGGCGACAGCTCACGCTCGTCCCCGATACCGCGGCCGTCCTCGAGACCGTCCGCGAGGTGATGCCGTAG
- a CDS encoding CbaC protein, protein MRVSKAGLLVVAAIIVPIVVELRTALSWFGIELSVLEAVALAVAIVLAIVVWAVWPSDGNDNAETEPTGPE, encoded by the coding sequence ATGCGCGTCTCCAAGGCCGGCCTGCTCGTCGTCGCGGCGATCATCGTTCCGATCGTCGTCGAACTCCGCACCGCGCTCTCTTGGTTCGGCATCGAGCTCTCGGTCCTCGAGGCGGTCGCCCTCGCCGTCGCGATCGTCCTCGCGATCGTCGTCTGGGCGGTGTGGCCGTCCGACGGGAACGACAACGCCGAAACCGAACCCACGGGTCCCGAGTGA
- a CDS encoding cytochrome c oxidase subunit II, translated as MNIHTYEKLWLAAAMVLIVGFIATITYGAVGPGVSMIDDDGGSIDPDAISDHERFGDTGVTHVGGNEYEVDVVAQAWSYSPGEIEVPAGSEVTFYVTSRDVTHSFSVVGTNINTMVIPGEVSKMTVEFDEPGEYGILCNEYCGEGHHNMEGKLTVVPEDEFDMTELDVEAPDEAEAGNETTINATVSDGMQTDLETTATLVIGDQRYDEDVAIEGADSETVEFAVDTEELGAGDHDWAVIVDDEEESGTLTVTEGDGGSDGGDGDA; from the coding sequence ATGAACATCCACACCTACGAGAAGCTCTGGCTGGCCGCGGCGATGGTGTTGATCGTCGGCTTCATCGCGACGATCACGTACGGCGCGGTCGGTCCGGGCGTCTCGATGATTGACGACGACGGCGGCTCGATCGATCCCGACGCGATCAGCGATCACGAGCGGTTCGGCGACACCGGCGTCACACACGTCGGCGGGAACGAGTACGAAGTCGACGTCGTCGCGCAGGCGTGGTCGTACTCCCCGGGCGAGATCGAGGTGCCAGCGGGCAGCGAAGTGACGTTCTACGTCACGAGCCGGGACGTGACCCACAGCTTCTCCGTGGTCGGAACGAACATCAACACGATGGTCATCCCCGGCGAGGTCTCGAAGATGACCGTCGAGTTCGACGAGCCGGGCGAGTACGGCATTCTCTGCAACGAGTACTGCGGCGAAGGCCACCACAACATGGAAGGCAAACTGACCGTCGTCCCCGAGGACGAGTTCGACATGACCGAACTGGACGTCGAGGCCCCCGACGAGGCCGAGGCGGGCAACGAGACGACGATCAACGCGACCGTCAGCGACGGGATGCAGACCGACCTCGAGACGACCGCGACCCTCGTGATCGGCGACCAGCGGTACGACGAAGACGTCGCGATCGAGGGCGCCGACAGCGAGACCGTCGAGTTCGCGGTCGACACCGAGGAACTGGGTGCCGGCGACCACGACTGGGCGGTGATCGTCGACGACGAGGAGGAGAGCGGCACGCTCACCGTCACGGAGGGTGACGGCGGCTCCGACGGAGGTGACGGCGATGCGTAA